A stretch of the Malus sylvestris chromosome 10, drMalSylv7.2, whole genome shotgun sequence genome encodes the following:
- the LOC126587050 gene encoding ergosterol biosynthetic protein 28-like, with translation MLEQLFSATIVSDLFALFLHCHERFEALAMKALSWWLMVVGSLLLVSVWFGFFDIWALRLAVFSKSPMTEVHGRTFGVWTLLTCTLCYLCAVNLENKALYLSTFPSFVYALGHFLSEYLIYQTMAIANLSTVSFFAGTAIVWMLLQWNAHQAQPVLKSE, from the exons ATGCTAGAACAACTCTTCTCCGCCACTATAGTTTCTGATTTATTTGCTTTGTTTTTGCACTGCCACGAGCGGTTTGAAGCTCTCGCAATGAAGGCGCTGAGCTGGTGGCTGATGGTGGTGGGCTCGCTCCTGCTGGTCTCCGTCTGGTTCGGGTTCTTCGACATTTGGGCCCTCCGCCTCGCCGTCTTCTCCAAATCCCCCA TGACTGAAGTTCATGGGAGGACATTTGGTGTCTGGACTCTTTTAACTTGCACACTCTGCTATCTCTGCGCCGTTAACCTTGAAAACAAGGCTCTCTACCTATCTACGTTTCCGTCGTTTGTCTATGCACTCGGTCATTTCCTGTCCGAGTACCTAATATATCAGACGATGGCCATTGCAAATCTTTCTACTGTCAGCTTTTTTGCAG GCACGGCGATAGTCTGGATGCTGCTGCAATGGAATGCACATCAAGCGCAACCTGTGTTAAAATCAGAATGA
- the LOC126587263 gene encoding uncharacterized protein LOC126587263, with the protein MIKRAPSRNQRTKGIKVKHVLQICLLLGVCFWLIYQVKHSHDKKVALDKKDKKTPTRSLSEGELLKLGRKDLPKLEVPKNEKQEEEDEVEAAGEEDEKHQVDVHEEEDSKHEVEAHEEEDQKHEGEEREEEDQKHEVGEQEEEDPKGKQEEEDLKHEAEEQEEEENKNEETEDEGRGAGDDEIDENEQEGNEGEVEHDEDFVDEEKEREDDGNEKDGEKNDGEEREDQEEHDSSSDDQDNETHDKNAHEAREENYKGDDASSAVAHEVTSTETEKVSSENLNENPETTVLEKDNSTMVEDRMAENGTILNVGASEEKANGNMANPAESSLLHEKVKTQSNDEPEAWNNSTMVSAEANDNSTIVSTEASNNPTETNQASGSYQQNGTEIVSESAHSENATVDGMGTGESVTILTMVMEQANNTASQNNESDSNSTISTKIENADGALGESSSFSNTVATNVSENILRSDGTAETEGGSRSSSLKEATDAVQNEESNGTSESDRTDEGSDSTNGTQDATQRDPIDSSDSHITQDKKEDRTDLTTLPEITTEGDENGEAAAE; encoded by the coding sequence ATGATCAAGCGGGCGCCAAGTAGGAACCAGAGAACCAAAGGAATCAAGGTGAAGCATGTTCTGCAGATCTGTCTGCTGCTTGGGGTGTGCTTTTGGTTAATCTATCAGGTCAAGCATTCCCATGATAAGAAAGTGGCATTAGATAAGAAAGATAAAAAAACCCCAACCAGAAGCCTGAGTGAAGGTGAGCTTCTGAAACTTGGGAGGAAGGACCTTCCGAAACTTGAAGTCCCTAAAAATGAGAAACAAGAGGAAGAGGATGAAGTTGAAGCAGCAGGAGAGGAAGACGAGAAACATCAAGTAGATGTGCATGAAGAAGAGGATTCAAAACATGAAGTAGAAGCACATGAAGAAGAGGATCAGAAACATGAAGGGGAAGAGCGAGAAGAAGAGGATCAGAAGCATGAAGTAGGAGAGCAAGAAGAAGAGGATCCAAAGGGTAAGCAAGAAGAAGAGGATCTGAAGCATGAGGCGgaagagcaagaggaggaagaaaacaAGAATGAAGAGACAGAGGATGAGGGAAGAGGAGCTGGAGATGATGAGATAGATGAAAATGAGCAAGAGGGAAATGAAGGGGAAGTGGAGCACGATGAGGATTTTGTAgatgaagagaaagaaagagaagatgATGGGAATGAGAAGGATGGTGAAAAGAATGACGGTGAAGAGAGAGAGGATCAAGAAGAACATGACAGTTCATCAGATGATCAAGATAATGAAACCCATGATAAGAATGCTCATGAAGCACGAGAGGAGAATTACAAAGGGGATGATGCTTCTAGTGCAGTGGCCCATGAAGTTACAAGCACTGAAACTGAGAAAGTAAGTTCGGAAAACTTAAATGAGAACCCAGAAACTACTGTGCTAGAAAAAGACAATTCAACAATGGTGGAAGATAGAATGGCTGAAAATGGTACTATTTTAAATGTAGGTGCAAGTGAAGAGAAAGCTAATGGTAATATGGCCAATCCTGCGGAGAGCTCACTTTTACATGAAAAAGTGAAAACACAATCTAATGATGAACCAGAAGCATGGAATAACTCAACAATGGTGAGTGCCGAAGCTAACGATAATTCAACAATAGTGAGTACAGAAGCAAGCAATAACCCTACAGAAACCAACCAGGCAAGTGGTTCATACCAGCAGAACGGTACAGAGATCGTATCTGAGTCAGCTCACTCTGAAAATGCGACGGTGGATGGTATGGGTACTGGAGAAAGCGTGACCATACTAACCATGGTTATGGAACAGGCTAACAACACAGCTTCTCAGAACAATGAATCTGACTCAAATTCAACAATATCCACTAAAATTGAGAATGCAGATGGGGCATTGGGAGAATCATCTTCCTTCTCTAATACGGTAGCGACTAACGTGTCAGAGAATATCTTAAGATCTGATGGAACAGCTGAAACAGAGGGTGGTTCTAGATCTTCATCGTTAAAGGAGGCCACAGATGCTGTTCAGAATGAAGAGTCCAATGGTACAAGTGAATCGGACAGGACAGATGAAGGTTCAGACTCCACAAATGGGACACAGGACGCAACTCAGCGTGATCCAATTGATTCTTCTGATTCCCATATCACCCAAGACAAGAAGGAGGATCGCACGGATCTAACTACACTGCCGGAGATAACAACCGAGGGGGATGAGAATGGAGAGGCTGCAGCAGAATGA